A window of Candidatus Latescibacterota bacterium contains these coding sequences:
- a CDS encoding TfoX/Sxy family protein, translated as MAYDEELDIRIREKSARWDAMSSRKMFGGVCHMSNGNMVCGVYKDFLILRLGEIEAAAALDGSDTRPFNVTGRPMKGWVMVDRDGYEDDQALEEWLEKAKRFVDTLPAK; from the coding sequence ATGGCGTATGATGAAGAGCTTGATATCAGGATCAGGGAAAAATCCGCTCGGTGGGATGCCATGAGCAGTAGAAAGATGTTTGGCGGAGTCTGTCATATGTCCAATGGCAATATGGTATGTGGTGTCTATAAGGATTTTCTTATTCTGAGGTTGGGAGAGATCGAGGCTGCAGCAGCCCTGGACGGATCCGATACAAGGCCGTTCAACGTTACCGGGCGCCCGATGAAGGGGTGGGTGATGGTCGACCGTGACGGATACGAGGACGACCAGGCGCTCGAGGAGTGGCTCGAGAAGGCGAAGAGATTCGTAGACACACTTCCGGCCAAGTGA